The Pseudomonas baetica genome includes a region encoding these proteins:
- a CDS encoding replication endonuclease, with protein sequence MYTTTPNRILPKQLLETQYSKILFRGFDEHGNEMYEKVDIQPSETLPTIEEIIYFSNDELVRLAHKIAAAYRFSLLSANENQKKLIIDDLPFNIKLKKPKNSTIDSLALRISDKKWWRRQIIKLADEKREHLAHLKKELGGKNATQVCCTDRTIEMHKERKKKTDKFLMGCNKIIRSNGSDAFVFNLLDVANGARKNRLNELFLDIKALERIAEQNQFGCAFITLTASPEFHPNPKIGRDKYSGASAREANRSLQKDWRSILDALDNIGVDRRSGDYFGFRVVEVHEDGCPHWHIAIFFNKELEILEAIEDSIERLYIDRKDYFANNKRDIVRIIEKTGDDTATPSSYIFGYVLKALAGEDDDTATRYKCAIRAMGARQYSFFGIKCATGKQRALKRVAKDPDAPTHIKQLAKQIHPPMDLDDRNESQLTARVHFFENDSDKLNFEKEEGNNKYGEVILTAKSIKHELDEQSVQIAGLCEDISQEQAEKLRRKETEQVTIVINYSRKAKRKKRHARPLTKIRIWKRFCAQAASECEKEAVRRAYSAARSLSSHKGSIHLHPQMIRALAALEERRVTRYKTAAEEKPSGSLG encoded by the coding sequence ATGTACACTACCACTCCCAACCGAATTCTCCCAAAGCAGTTGTTAGAAACCCAATATAGCAAAATTCTTTTCCGTGGATTCGACGAACACGGGAACGAGATGTATGAAAAGGTCGACATACAGCCCTCTGAAACACTCCCCACCATCGAAGAAATAATCTATTTTTCAAATGATGAGCTTGTCCGTCTCGCGCATAAAATCGCTGCCGCATATAGATTTTCACTGCTATCTGCAAACGAAAATCAAAAGAAACTTATCATTGACGACTTACCGTTTAATATAAAGTTAAAAAAACCCAAAAACTCAACTATCGACTCACTGGCCCTCAGAATCAGTGATAAAAAATGGTGGCGCAGGCAAATCATCAAACTAGCTGATGAAAAAAGAGAACATCTAGCACATCTAAAAAAAGAGCTCGGCGGAAAGAATGCCACTCAAGTGTGCTGCACCGACAGAACAATAGAAATGCATAAAGAACGCAAAAAGAAAACAGATAAGTTCTTGATGGGCTGTAACAAAATAATCCGCAGCAATGGTTCTGACGCATTTGTCTTCAACTTGCTAGATGTGGCCAACGGGGCAAGAAAAAACAGACTTAACGAGTTATTTCTGGACATAAAAGCTCTTGAGAGGATCGCGGAGCAGAACCAATTTGGCTGCGCTTTTATCACGCTAACGGCGTCCCCAGAATTTCATCCAAACCCGAAGATTGGAAGGGATAAGTATTCGGGGGCGAGTGCCAGGGAGGCTAACCGATCTCTGCAAAAGGATTGGCGTTCGATATTGGACGCTCTAGATAACATTGGTGTCGATAGAAGAAGCGGGGATTATTTCGGATTCCGGGTGGTCGAGGTTCATGAAGATGGATGCCCGCATTGGCACATAGCAATTTTCTTCAATAAAGAATTAGAGATTTTGGAAGCTATTGAAGATTCAATTGAACGACTGTACATAGATCGTAAAGACTACTTTGCGAATAACAAGCGCGATATTGTCCGCATTATTGAAAAGACAGGTGATGATACCGCCACCCCTTCATCTTATATATTCGGATACGTACTGAAAGCATTAGCGGGTGAAGACGATGACACTGCCACTAGGTACAAATGCGCCATCCGTGCCATGGGCGCGAGACAATATTCATTTTTTGGTATCAAGTGCGCCACAGGAAAACAGAGAGCACTTAAACGGGTGGCTAAAGATCCCGATGCGCCGACACATATAAAGCAACTGGCCAAGCAAATCCACCCCCCTATGGATTTAGACGATAGGAACGAGAGCCAATTAACGGCCCGCGTGCATTTTTTTGAGAATGATTCGGATAAGCTTAACTTTGAAAAAGAAGAGGGAAATAACAAATACGGCGAAGTAATCCTCACCGCAAAATCAATAAAGCATGAGTTGGATGAGCAGTCTGTGCAGATCGCAGGTTTGTGCGAAGACATCAGCCAGGAGCAAGCGGAAAAATTGAGACGTAAGGAGACAGAACAGGTCACAATTGTTATTAATTATTCAAGAAAAGCAAAAAGAAAGAAACGACACGCGAGACCGCTCACGAAGATTCGAATCTGGAAGAGATTCTGTGCTCAAGCGGCTAGTGAGTGTGAGAAAGAAGCGGTCAGGAGGGCGTACAGTGCCGCCAGGAGCCTTTCTTCGCATAAAGGCTCAATACACCTGCACCCACAGATGATACGTGCATTGGCGGCACTGGAGGAGCGGCGGGTGACGCGTTATAAGACAGCGGCAGAAGAGAAGCCTAGCGGCAGCCTAGGATGA
- a CDS encoding helix-turn-helix transcriptional regulator: MLMTLEDLIKELKLSRATIYRSIKSQGFPAPLKFGKSSRWRKSDVETYFNNRSASQC, from the coding sequence ATGCTGATGACACTTGAAGACCTCATCAAAGAGCTAAAGCTCTCACGAGCAACAATTTACCGATCAATCAAAAGCCAAGGTTTTCCCGCGCCATTGAAATTTGGGAAATCAAGCCGTTGGAGAAAAAGCGATGTCGAAACTTACTTTAACAACAGGAGCGCGAGCCAATGTTGA
- a CDS encoding tyrosine-type recombinase/integrase, giving the protein MKRSEIKRRPLSRTVIDALEPEVKEYRENYGGAERLHIVVSPTGRKRWELRYKKSDGKWGWHGLGSYRDVNIEQAREKAQQALKLLAAGTDPVAHKAQKKYELSEATSNSFESVAEAWYTKKSADGRAEKTLKSMRYALDNDMLPALGKLSISKVTRKHCAELQNSIELREAHNTAKKVRSWLNQIFGFAIASGRCENNPASNLLDIASVQPQEKQYPHLLEHQLPDFLKALEASPSRTLVKSAAWLTIYTASRPGMVRNAEWIEFDIDKKIWSVPNSKMKMGRDHVVPLSSQVISILNNLKNITGKSRYLFPSEGSKGLVMSENTVNKCFASAGYKDRMTGHGSRHTATTLLSEHGWPEPWVEMQLAHKKPGLRAVYDKASHLKNREIMMQWYCDYLDALKEGLTQNQKSDFKKRTAVSKNK; this is encoded by the coding sequence ATGAAACGATCAGAGATAAAAAGACGACCCCTTTCTCGAACTGTCATCGATGCACTTGAACCCGAGGTCAAGGAGTATCGCGAGAACTACGGTGGCGCGGAGCGGCTTCACATCGTTGTGAGCCCAACCGGGCGCAAACGCTGGGAGCTGAGATATAAAAAATCTGATGGAAAATGGGGCTGGCACGGCTTGGGCAGCTATCGGGACGTGAACATCGAACAAGCCCGTGAAAAGGCTCAGCAGGCTCTCAAGCTGCTTGCAGCGGGAACGGATCCTGTCGCGCATAAGGCGCAAAAAAAATACGAATTGAGCGAAGCGACAAGCAACAGTTTTGAGAGCGTTGCAGAGGCTTGGTACACCAAAAAATCAGCCGACGGCAGAGCAGAAAAAACGCTCAAGTCCATGCGATATGCGCTGGACAACGACATGCTGCCAGCACTGGGTAAATTATCCATCTCGAAAGTCACTCGCAAGCATTGTGCCGAATTACAGAATTCAATTGAGCTTAGAGAGGCGCATAACACTGCAAAAAAAGTCCGGAGCTGGCTGAATCAGATTTTTGGATTCGCGATAGCAAGTGGCAGATGTGAAAATAATCCAGCAAGCAATTTATTGGACATCGCATCAGTACAGCCACAAGAAAAACAATACCCTCACCTACTCGAACATCAACTACCAGATTTCTTGAAAGCTCTTGAGGCTTCACCCAGCCGCACACTTGTTAAAAGTGCTGCGTGGCTAACTATCTATACAGCATCCAGGCCAGGCATGGTCAGAAACGCCGAGTGGATAGAATTTGATATTGATAAAAAAATCTGGAGCGTTCCTAACAGCAAAATGAAAATGGGTCGTGATCATGTAGTCCCGCTGAGCAGTCAAGTGATATCAATTTTAAACAACCTGAAAAACATTACTGGCAAATCTAGATACTTATTTCCTTCGGAAGGATCGAAAGGCTTAGTGATGTCGGAAAATACTGTTAACAAATGTTTTGCAAGTGCTGGATATAAAGACCGTATGACGGGGCACGGATCACGTCACACAGCAACGACTTTGCTCTCCGAACATGGCTGGCCTGAACCTTGGGTGGAGATGCAGCTCGCACATAAGAAGCCGGGGCTTAGAGCGGTTTATGACAAAGCATCGCATCTCAAAAATAGGGAAATAATGATGCAATGGTACTGCGATTACCTAGATGCATTAAAAGAAGGTTTGACGCAGAATCAAAAATCCGACTTTAAGAAAAGAACAGCAGTATCAAAAAACAAATAG
- a CDS encoding alpha/beta fold hydrolase, whose protein sequence is MRPEIAVLDIQGQYRVYTEFYRADAAEKTIILVNGSMATTASFAQTVKNLHPQFNVVCYDQPYAGRSKAHNRHEKHLTKDVEGMILLELIDHFAAEHVLSFSWGGAATLVALAHQPRRIEKAVISSFSPVINAHMLDYLERGVDYLGQRDGDRVGELVNSTIGKHLPSLFKRFNYRHVSSLAEHEYGQMHFHISDVLHSDRQCYLNAAKKINVPVLFLNGEWDEYTAAEDARLFGNHVAQSTFTTLQATGHFLDMEHKAACRDSQNALLGFLKPAPQASRTRYSFVQDHHALAI, encoded by the coding sequence ATGAGGCCAGAAATCGCTGTGCTGGATATACAGGGTCAGTATCGGGTTTACACGGAGTTCTATCGCGCAGACGCCGCAGAAAAGACCATCATCCTGGTCAACGGCTCGATGGCCACGACTGCGTCGTTTGCACAAACCGTGAAAAATCTGCACCCGCAATTCAACGTGGTCTGCTACGACCAGCCCTACGCTGGCCGGTCAAAAGCCCACAACCGCCATGAGAAACATCTGACGAAAGACGTCGAAGGGATGATCCTGCTGGAGCTGATCGACCACTTCGCCGCCGAGCACGTGTTGTCGTTCTCCTGGGGCGGTGCCGCCACCCTGGTTGCCCTCGCGCACCAGCCACGGCGCATCGAAAAAGCCGTGATCAGCTCGTTCTCACCGGTGATCAACGCGCACATGCTCGACTACCTGGAGCGTGGCGTCGACTACCTCGGCCAGCGCGACGGCGACCGGGTCGGCGAACTGGTCAACAGCACCATCGGCAAACACTTGCCGTCGCTGTTCAAACGCTTCAACTACCGCCACGTCAGCAGCCTGGCCGAGCACGAATACGGGCAGATGCACTTCCACATCAGTGACGTGCTGCACAGCGATCGCCAGTGCTACTTAAACGCAGCGAAGAAAATCAACGTACCGGTGCTGTTTCTCAACGGCGAATGGGACGAATACACCGCCGCCGAAGACGCCCGCCTGTTCGGCAACCACGTGGCGCAAAGCACCTTCACCACCCTGCAAGCCACCGGGCACTTTCTCGACATGGAGCACAAGGCTGCCTGCCGCGATAGCCAGAACGCCCTGCTCGGCTTTCTGAAACCGGCACCGCAGGCTAGCCGAACGCGTTACTCGTTTGTTCAGGATCACCATGCACTGGCCATTTGA
- a CDS encoding pseudouridine synthase: MRVDRFLSNLPRYNRQQVRLLLVEKRVRVDGKVVIDPHSEVLEFSRVEVDEEVLQLGKPARYFMLHKPPGCVSATRDPQHPTVLDLMDEPDKDDLHIAGRLDFNTTGLMLITNDGTWSRRLTQPQTKLPKVYYVETEQDITAEYALKFAEGIYFAFEDLTTQPAQLELLGSRSARLSIVEGRYHQVKRMFGYFNNKVLRLHRESMGPLLLDNALKPGEYRALRTEEIHLF, from the coding sequence ATGCGCGTCGACCGTTTCCTCAGCAACCTGCCCCGCTACAACCGTCAGCAGGTTCGCCTGTTGCTGGTGGAAAAGCGCGTGCGGGTTGACGGAAAAGTCGTCATTGACCCGCACAGCGAAGTGCTGGAATTCAGCCGTGTTGAAGTCGATGAGGAAGTACTGCAACTCGGCAAACCGGCGCGCTACTTCATGCTGCACAAACCGCCCGGCTGCGTCAGCGCCACCCGCGATCCGCAACACCCGACCGTGCTTGACCTGATGGATGAGCCGGACAAGGACGACCTGCACATCGCCGGACGCCTGGACTTCAACACCACCGGGCTGATGCTGATCACCAACGACGGCACCTGGTCGCGGCGCCTGACCCAGCCGCAGACCAAACTGCCAAAGGTTTATTACGTCGAAACCGAGCAGGACATCACTGCGGAATATGCGCTCAAGTTTGCCGAGGGGATCTACTTCGCCTTCGAGGATCTGACCACGCAGCCCGCACAACTGGAGTTGCTCGGCTCGAGGTCGGCGCGCCTGAGCATCGTCGAGGGTCGCTACCATCAGGTGAAGCGCATGTTTGGTTACTTCAACAACAAAGTCCTGCGCCTGCACCGCGAATCCATGGGCCCGTTGCTGCTCGATAACGCGCTAAAACCGGGCGAGTATCGTGCTTTGCGCACCGAAGAGATTCATTTGTTCTAA
- a CDS encoding cysteine-rich CWC family protein, with the protein MPDSDVKPDHCPACGARNDCSLADPRTADRECWCYGVSIDPAVLEALPPALRDKSCLCPRCAQVEAQLQAAKPAIP; encoded by the coding sequence ATGCCTGATTCCGACGTTAAACCCGACCACTGCCCGGCCTGCGGCGCTCGTAACGACTGCAGCCTGGCCGACCCGCGCACTGCCGACCGCGAATGCTGGTGCTATGGCGTGAGCATCGACCCGGCAGTGCTTGAAGCCTTGCCGCCAGCGTTACGCGACAAATCCTGCCTGTGCCCGCGCTGCGCCCAGGTCGAGGCGCAACTGCAAGCGGCCAAACCGGCGATCCCGTAA
- a CDS encoding sensor domain-containing diguanylate cyclase — MPLRSPLYSQRSLVLTLIALLGAGFLATSLLSYYASRASIRDNIVNTELPLTSDTVYSEIQKDLVRPILISSMMSRDTFMRDWVVNGEQNPEQMTRYLDEVMTHYGAYTAFFVSNSTLTYYHAKGVLKQVKVDEPRDAWYFRVRDMKDPYEINVDPDLANKDNQTFFINYKVYDYHNRFIGAAGVGLTVDAVIKLIDKYQQRYQRSVYFVDTFGRLVLTGAEGGPEGAHIGQSLGELESMKSLVSQLPKPHSGSYEYSAHGQGHFLNVRFIPELNWYLFVDKREDGALSEIRQSLYLNLLICLLVTLIVLALLNRVIKRFQAKIQAQATLDSLTELPNRRGFDLLAVQALHEAQRETKPLTALLLDLDHFKALNDTYGHMAGDQVLIGFARDLQSCLRHADIVCRWGGEEFIVLLKDTDGETGQKIAEKIRQHVEQHEYAYNGHSMNLTVSIGATTLQRDDTLHSLLSRADHAMYRAKQTGRNRTCVEMPHSTYA, encoded by the coding sequence ATGCCGCTTCGTTCTCCGCTGTACTCCCAACGTTCGCTGGTACTGACGCTGATCGCCCTGCTCGGCGCTGGCTTCCTCGCCACCTCGCTGCTCAGCTACTACGCTTCGCGCGCGTCGATCCGCGACAACATCGTCAACACCGAACTGCCGCTGACTTCCGACACGGTCTATTCGGAAATCCAGAAAGACCTTGTAAGACCGATCCTGATTTCCTCGATGATGTCCCGCGACACTTTCATGCGCGACTGGGTGGTGAACGGTGAGCAGAATCCCGAGCAGATGACCCGTTACCTCGACGAGGTCATGACCCATTACGGTGCCTACACCGCGTTCTTCGTCTCCAACAGCACCCTCACCTACTACCACGCCAAGGGTGTGCTCAAGCAAGTCAAAGTCGATGAACCACGCGATGCCTGGTACTTCCGCGTGCGCGACATGAAAGACCCATACGAAATCAACGTCGACCCGGACCTGGCCAACAAGGACAACCAGACGTTCTTCATCAACTACAAGGTCTACGACTACCACAACCGCTTCATCGGCGCGGCTGGCGTCGGTCTGACGGTGGATGCGGTGATCAAACTGATCGACAAGTATCAACAGCGTTATCAACGCAGCGTGTATTTCGTCGACACCTTTGGCCGACTGGTGCTGACTGGCGCCGAGGGCGGCCCAGAAGGTGCGCATATCGGGCAAAGCCTCGGTGAACTTGAGAGCATGAAAAGCCTGGTCAGCCAGTTACCCAAGCCGCACAGCGGCAGCTACGAGTACTCCGCGCATGGCCAAGGGCATTTCCTCAACGTGCGGTTTATTCCGGAGCTGAACTGGTACCTGTTCGTCGATAAACGCGAGGACGGCGCGCTGAGTGAAATTCGTCAATCGCTGTACCTCAATCTGTTGATCTGCCTGCTGGTCACACTGATCGTGCTGGCGCTGCTCAATCGAGTGATTAAACGTTTTCAGGCGAAGATCCAGGCCCAGGCCACGCTCGACAGCCTCACTGAGCTACCGAACCGCCGCGGCTTCGATCTGCTCGCCGTACAAGCCCTGCACGAAGCGCAACGGGAAACCAAACCACTGACCGCGTTGTTGCTGGATCTCGATCACTTCAAGGCATTGAACGACACCTACGGCCACATGGCCGGCGATCAGGTGTTGATCGGTTTTGCCCGCGATTTGCAAAGTTGCCTGCGCCATGCCGACATCGTCTGCCGCTGGGGCGGTGAGGAATTCATCGTTTTGCTGAAGGACACCGACGGCGAAACGGGTCAGAAAATTGCCGAGAAGATCCGCCAGCACGTCGAGCAACACGAATATGCCTACAACGGCCACAGCATGAATCTGACGGTGAGCATCGGTGCGACCACCCTGCAACGCGATGACACCTTGCACAGCCTGCTGTCGCGGGCCGATCATGCAATGTACCGAGCCAAACAAACCGGCCGTAACCGCACTTGCGTGGAAATGCCCCACTCGACTTATGCCTGA
- a CDS encoding glycosyltransferase family 4 protein, protein MNLLIIHQNFPGQFRHVALEALRRRFKVLAIGRDTASGIAGVSVFRYRSSINNTNSSHPYLHGYESAVLDGKSVLGLLRKLKQERYRPDVILAHPGWGETLFAKDAYPDVPLIHFCEYYYRAEGADSGFDPEFPCARDASSRLRILNSMHLLNLEQCDIGIAPTQWQRSLFPQNYQSKIRIIHEGVIQASHPEKVKFATLPSGCVIAAGQPIVTYVARNLEPYRGFHSFMRSIPYIQAECPAAQIVIVGGDEVSYGRRPVGYRNWRERMLSEVDCDTANVHFAGRLPYQEYRTVLQLSTVHVYLTYPFVLSWSVLEAMASGCVVVGSDTAPVKEVVVHGCNGVLVDFFQSESIAANVCRVLTCPGEFDRIRKVAWLTASSFDVSAGLKGYFEVFEDAIAGRF, encoded by the coding sequence ATGAATCTGCTTATTATTCATCAAAATTTTCCAGGTCAATTTCGCCATGTTGCATTGGAAGCACTTCGTAGGCGTTTCAAGGTACTGGCAATTGGGCGGGATACTGCATCGGGTATAGCGGGTGTAAGCGTTTTTCGTTATCGGTCTTCAATAAATAACACTAATAGCAGTCATCCGTATTTGCATGGATATGAAAGTGCTGTGCTGGATGGGAAAAGTGTTTTAGGTTTGTTGAGGAAACTCAAGCAAGAGCGGTATCGACCCGACGTTATTCTCGCTCATCCCGGGTGGGGTGAAACGTTATTTGCAAAGGACGCATACCCGGATGTGCCGCTGATTCACTTCTGTGAATATTATTATCGAGCGGAGGGGGCAGACTCAGGTTTTGACCCTGAGTTTCCCTGTGCACGGGACGCCTCGTCAAGACTAAGAATCCTGAACTCAATGCATCTCTTGAATCTTGAACAGTGCGATATAGGTATTGCGCCGACACAGTGGCAGCGTAGTCTTTTTCCGCAAAACTATCAGTCTAAAATTCGTATCATTCATGAAGGTGTTATCCAAGCTTCTCATCCAGAGAAAGTTAAATTTGCAACGCTGCCCAGTGGGTGTGTGATTGCGGCGGGTCAGCCAATTGTGACCTACGTTGCCAGAAATCTTGAGCCTTATCGTGGGTTTCATAGTTTCATGAGATCCATTCCTTATATCCAGGCTGAGTGTCCGGCCGCTCAAATAGTCATTGTCGGTGGAGATGAAGTCAGCTATGGGCGGAGGCCTGTCGGATATAGAAATTGGCGAGAGCGGATGTTGTCTGAGGTGGATTGCGATACTGCCAATGTGCATTTTGCGGGGAGGCTTCCTTATCAGGAATATAGAACTGTTCTGCAACTTTCAACGGTGCACGTTTACTTGACGTATCCGTTCGTTTTGTCTTGGTCTGTGTTGGAGGCAATGGCGTCTGGTTGTGTGGTGGTCGGTTCTGATACAGCTCCGGTGAAGGAAGTTGTTGTTCACGGATGCAATGGGGTTCTTGTCGACTTTTTTCAAAGCGAATCAATAGCTGCCAACGTATGCAGAGTTTTAACTTGTCCCGGGGAGTTTGATCGTATCAGAAAGGTCGCGTGGCTGACGGCAAGCAGCTTTGATGTAAGTGCCGGTCTGAAGGGCTACTTTGAGGTTTTTGAAGATGCAATAGCGGGACGGTTTTAA